From the genome of Pseudomonas sihuiensis:
GCAGGATGCCGAACGCACCTCGGTGGGCATGGAGATCCGTGATGCCAAGGGCGCGGTCTATCCGCTGTCCTACACCATGGTGGCGATGGACGGGACCTGGAAGCTGCGCAACGTGATCATCAACGGCATCAACGTCGGCAAGCTGTTCCGTGATCAGTTCGCCCAGTCGATGCAGAACAACCGCAACGACCTGGACAAGGTCATCGACACCTGGGCCGACACCGTGGCCAGGGCACGTCAGGCACGGGGCGAGTCGTGAGTCAGGCGAGCATCAGCGAAAGCGCGCCGGGGCAGCTACAGCTTTCCGGCGTGCTCGACTACAGCACCGGCCCGCTGTTGCGCGAGCAGGGCGCGCGCCGGATCGCCGCCAGCAGTGCGGCGCGTCTGTCGCTCGACTGCGGCGCGGTTGAGAAGTCCAGCAGTGTC
Proteins encoded in this window:
- a CDS encoding STAS domain-containing protein, which produces MSQASISESAPGQLQLSGVLDYSTGPLLREQGARRIAASSAARLSLDCGAVEKSSSVGLALLLAFVRDARKAGRELVITGLPEDMRQIAQVSGLLELLPLE